Proteins encoded in a region of the Podarcis muralis chromosome 2, rPodMur119.hap1.1, whole genome shotgun sequence genome:
- the LOC114586809 gene encoding uncharacterized protein LOC114586809, with the protein MGAVLDCRLDTTRIRPSAIGGVQLGYFGGFYPRRVPGHPLAMALVPLAWLASVDLALQWGLWAAAAALRTEKFFDLAGSGTFILLAHLSLRWGNTQHLRQQVQTGLVTIWGLRLGLFLFLRILKEGHDRRFNGVREHSGTFFLYWTMQGIWVFVTLLPTLLLNLEKHQKPLGFWDYFGWSIWAVGFVTEAVADQQKWHFRSNPDNAGKFIQSGLWAYSRHPNYLGEILLWTGLFVSATPVLRGWQYFSVTSPLLVWFLLNFISGIPILEKAAMKRWGKEAAFQAYLQKTPVLWPISLK; encoded by the exons ATGGGGGCGGTGCTCGACTGCCGATTGGATACGACTCGGATCCGCCCTTCGGCGATTGGCGGCGTCCAGTTAGGATACTTCGGAGGGTTCTATCCGCGCCGCGTTCCGGGACATCCGCTCGCCATGGCGCTGGTCCCTCTCGCCTGGCTGGCGTCCGTGGACTTGGCGCTCCAGTGGGGCCTCTGGGCGGCCGCCGCCGCGCTGCGCACCGAGAAGTTCTTCGACCTGGCGG GAAGCGGGACATTCATCTTGCTGGCGCACCTGAGCCTCAGATGGGGCAACACACAGCACCTTCGGCAGCAGGTCCAGACGGGGCTGGTGACGATTTGGGGCCTCAG GTTGGGGCTTTTCCTCTTCCTACGGATCCTGAAGGAGGGACATGACAGGCGATTCAACGGCGTCAGAGAACACTCAGGCACTTTCTTCCTATACTGGACAATGCAAG GTATATGGGTGTTTGTTACATTGCTTCCCACTCTGTTGCTGAACCTGGAGAAACACCAGAAGCCCCTTGGATTCTGGGACTATTTTGGATGGAGCATTTGGGCCGTGGGGTTCGTTACAGAGGCTGTAGCTGACCAACAGAAGTGGCATTTcagaagcaaccctgacaacgcT GGGAAATTTATCCAGAGTGGCCTATGGGCTTACAGTCGTCACCCCAACTACCTGGGCGAGATCTTGCTGTGGACAGGACTTTTTGTGTCGGCCACCCCAGTACTACGTGGCTGGCAATACTTCAGCGTCACCTCACCGCTGCTGGTGTGGTTCTTGCTCAATTTTATCAGTGGGATTCCAATCCTCGAAAAAGCAGCCATGAAGAGATGGGGGAAAGAGGCGGCGTTTCAGGCTTACTTGCAGAAGACTCCCGTGCTGTGGCCTATCAGCTTGAAGTGA